The DNA window GTTAATTGATGTGTTTTAACAAAGGGTTGAACGCCGCTTTCCAGTTTAGATTTCAAGTCAGTGCTGATTAGGATCACTTTAACAGGCCTGCCCTTTACCGATGCCTTAAATTTTTCAAACTCGGGCAGTTCTTTTACGCATGGTTTGCACCACGTTGCCCAAAAGTTGACCAAGTAAATGGTGTCTTTCCCTTGTTTCATCCGGCTTTCTAATTGGGAAACTGAAATGAGTTTAACCTGTTGGGCTTTTAAACTTACTGATAACAGCAAGCAAAAGGCAATCGTATATAGAGTTTTATTTGTCATGACTTTAATTAACTTTAACGGGCACTGATTGATATACGTACATTTTAACCGATTAGATGCGTGAATTAAACGATGAAGATAAGCATTATCATTCCTGTTTTTAATGAAGCTGAACATATCGGCAAACTGGTGGACTACCTAACGCGCTTTGGTAAAGGTAGTTTGGCAGAGATCATAGTTGTAGATGGCGGCAGCAGTGATCATACTTTGTTAATGGCAAATAGTTCCGGCGCAAAGGGCGTTATTAGCCCTCAAAAAGGCCGTGCAGCACAAATGAATTTTGGCGCTTCGCTGGCTAAGGGCGACTTGCTTTACTTCGTTCACGCAGACACCTTACCGCCAGAGACTTACGTAACAGACATTACAAACGCGGTAAAAGCCGGATATGATCTGGGTAGGTATCTTTCTACCTATGATAGCAAAAGCTGGCTGCTCAAGTTAAATGCTGTGCTGAGCCGGCTGGATACGTTCGGCGGTATGGGTGGGGATCAAACCTTGTTTATCACTAAAGATCTGTTTCAAAAGACTGGCGGTTTCGACGGCACCATGAAAATTATGGAAGAGTTTGAGTTTTGCGCCCGCGCCCGCAAACAGGGTAAGTACAAAATTATCAAGAAGCCCGTATTGATTTCCGCCCGAAAATATGATACCAATGGCTGGCTTACGGTTCAAAAAGCCAACTTCACTATCGTCAAAATGTATCAGAAGGGAGCCAGCCAGGAAAGCATGGTATCAAAATATAAAGAAATGCTGAACTACCGCTAAAGGGATATTCCGTTCAATTCCAGATCGGCAGCTTCGTCGACATCATGCAATTTTTCAAGTAAGCTATGGTTCAGTTTCAATTGGCTTATTGTCGAAATCGTCTGGGTAGCGACCTGATCCGTACTCCAGTCCTTATGCGTGAACAATTCAGGAATATAATGGTTGCAGCCTAACAGGTAATAGCCGCCATCAAAAGTAGGCCCAACAACCACATCGTTATCATTCAGCGCGTCTATCCCTTGCTCCAATACGTGTGTCTGTAATTGATAGCAATCACTACCGATGATCATCACCCTTTCAAAACCCTGGTCAAATAATTCTTTGAACGCGTTGGACATCCTCGCGCCAAGATGCTCACCAAATTGCTGCCTTTTGGTATAACCGGGTAAAGTCCATATATCATGTTCTATGACCTGATCTGTGTAATAGATAAATTTTCGGCAGTTTAATGGAATCGTGATCTGCCGGGTATGGCCTAATAATAAATTGTAAACAGACAATGCTTTTTCATTTCCTATTCCTTTTGCCAAACGGGTTTTAACTTTCCCTAACTCCGGGTGCCTGACAAATATAATTAGCGCTGTCCTCATTAAGTTGTTAAACTCAGTCATTATGCTATCGTTTTAAGTTCAGGCGGTTGTTTAAAAAAATAACGCCAGCATGGCACAGCGAGTGCGGCTCCGGCAACGGGCGCTAATATGTAAATCCATAACGTGCTTAAATTCCCAGCGATTAGCGCAGGGCCAAAAGACCGGGCAGGATTCATAGATGCGCCGCAAATAGGCCCCGCGAAAAGCGCCTCGAATAAAACCACACCGCCAATGGCAAGTCCTGCAAACATACCCTGCTCTTTACTTCCTGTGGCTACGTTGATAATTACAAGCATTAGAATAAAGGTAAGTATGAGTTCCAAAATAAATGACTGTGCATTCGAGCCGGAAGGCACGGTCCAGCCCAGATCTGTATTTTGTGGGAAAAGAAATTTTAAGGTTAAACTGGCAAATGTTGCCCCCGTAAGCTGACTAATAATATAAGGTATAAGAGATTTAGCCGGAAAGCGTTTGGCCAGCGTAAACGCAATGCTTACCGCCGGATTCATATGCGCACCCGAAACGCTACCCAATGCATAGATCATGCTCATTACCACCAGGCCAAAGGTAACTGCAACTCCTAAATGGGTGACAGTATGTACCTGTTCATCAATAACGACCGCACCTGTGCCGCAAAAAACCATAATATAAGTGCCTATGAACTCGGCCAGGTATTTTTTCATTCGGCCAATATTTATTCAGCTACTGCACCGCCGCAACTCGAACCTGCCCCAGCCGTACAACCGTAGCAGTGTTGTTTCAAAATGATCTCACGATTTTGTAATAAACTCAAATCAAAATCTGCGAGGTGCTGTGATGTGGCAGGGGTAACTTTTAAGTCAAGCATCTGATTAAAATCACAATCATATAAAAAGCCGTCCCAGCCTACCGAAATGGTATTTCGGCACATCACATTGGCCACTGCTGCGGGATTAAATGCAGCAATAAGCTTATCCATGTATTTATCGTAGTTACCGGTCGTCAACAAGTAATCCAGATACCTGCTGATGGGCATATTGGTTATGGCAAAAAGGCTATTGAAACTAATGTTGTATTTCTTCATTAGTTCGAACTTATATTCTTTTTCAAGCGCATCCTGCGATGGTGGCAGAAAAGCACCTGCCGGGTTATAAACCAAATTTAACGTTAGGCCGGTATCTTGCATCCCGTATCCAACTGCATTTAACATTTGAAGCGCCTTAATAGAATCTTCAAAAACACCGTCCCCACGTTGTTTATCCGTTCTGTCCTGGGTGAAGCTGGGTAGTGAAGAAACCACTTCTATCTGATGGAGCTTGAAGAACTCCGGCAGATCATGAAAACGCTTATTGGCCAATATAATGGTAAGGTTGCAGCGGACAATAATATGCTTCCCCAATGCTTTGATCTGCTCCACAAACCACCTGAAATCAGGATTTAATTCGGGTGCGCCACCTGTCAGGTCAACAATTTTGATAGGCGAATTAGCTAAAACATTTAAACAAAGTTGCATCGTCTCCCGCGTCATGATCTCCTTGCGGTCTGGCCCGGCATCCACATGGCAGTGCTTGCAAACCTGGTTACACATCTTACCCATGTTCACCTGGAAAATATCTACACCACCGGCTAACAGTGGAAACATACCGGTTGCAGCAACTTTATCTTTGAACGAAGCATGCTTATGCGTGGGGCTATGTTCCAGAATATCCAGCTGATAAGAACTATTAGCTAAAGGGTTTTGCAGGACTTTTAAGGATTTGATCATTACATGCTGATTTCTTTCACCTTGTTCATCATCTGTACACCGTGTACCAGTACTGCACCTCCTTTAATGGCCGAGGCTACATGCACCGCTTCCATCATTTGCGCTTCGCTAAAACCCTTCTCATAGGCATCGCTGCTGTAAGCATCAATACAATAGGGACATTGAACGGCATGGGCTACCGCCAAAGCGATCAAAGATTTTTCTTTGGCAGTTAGTGCGCCGTCTTTAAATACTTCCCCATAATAGGAAAAGAATTTGTCGGCCATTTCTTTCTGATAATCTCCTATATTCCCAAATTTGCCGAGGTCTTCAGCGTTGTAATAATGATCAGCCATTGTTTTCAGATTTATAATTATTCAAATATAAACTCCAGTCGTACTTTTTAAAATGGATAGTTGGTTTGGTACCTTCGGGTATGATCTTATTATTGATTAAGATCTCCAGCATACCTTTTTTTCCGCCAAAATCGTGACGGAACCAGCCCATCAATGCAGGCACATCAACGGTATTAGCCGCTTTACTATAGGTTACCTCGCCTTTTAAATAGGTTTTAACCGCAACATTCAGTTGTTTGTCGATTTGTTCCGGCTCATAAAAAGCGATGGGCGGACAGCTTTTAGCTCCGCAGTTTAAAGCGAAATGAATGCGGTAATCCAGTTTTGCAACCCTAAACTTTTTTTCAAACCCCGAAGGGAAAAGTTTACCCAGGTAGCCCTCGCTCCATTTTACCTTGCTATGGCGTAATATCCCATGCTCGATCAGGTCAAGGCTTAATTCCTGACCGGCGATGTAGATTTGTTTACTGGAAAAAAAGGAACCGCGCGCTTTATACTGATCCGGATCTTTCTTCAAGATTACTTGTGTAAAACCGTTATACAGGTTTAACCAGAATGCCAGTTTTTCATGATCATTATTCAACTGCTCCGCTAAAATATTTGGATCTGAATTTTTTAAAGTATCAATAAATGCTGCGGTACTATCTCCTGTTTTGGCAGCATATAGGAAATTTTGTGACAGCTTGATATAGTCTGTGGCTTTGACATTTTTGGTTTGCGCACTGACCGATACCCCGAAAAGGATGAAAAGCAACATCAAAGCAGATCTGAACGAATGTTTCAAAAGCATATATAAATTACGTAATTTAATTTCTTATGGCTTTATTAAATGGAAATAAGAATTAATATAAAAACGAAAGTCATTAATTGGCATGGTGTAATATCGCGGAATAGTACCGTTGAAATATACCAGTCTATCTGCCTTCCTCTATTTGACTATTTTACGCGTCATATTGATCCGCGGCTATTGGAGCGGCGCGACAGAAATTATCCTAAGGGGCAGGCTGCTTATTTTCTTTCGCTGGTATTTGGTGTATTTGTTTGCTCACGGATTTATATGAGCGGTGCTGAATTAAAGGCTATAACAACAGCCTAACATGAAGACACAAAGCGTATGGGATCAACTCCCATACGCTTATTTTAAAGGATCGGCTATGTAAAGAGATTAACAAACTGCCGAAATGGATTTGTTCCAATAAATGTAACTATTGAACAACAGCTGCACCCGCCACAGCCACCTTGTAGTCGTCTTCTACCGTACTACCGGATACGCCGATAGCGCCTATAACTTCACCTTCCGTATTTTTGATCACCACACCACCGGGAAAAGTAATGAGGCCACCGTTGGAATGCTCGATATTATAAAGTGGCTGGCCGGGTTGAACCAGCGCGCTTAGCGCGGCGGTATCCATAGTAAACCACGCGGCAGTTTTTGCTTTTTTGAAGGAAATATCTACCGAGCCTAACCAGGCTCCGTCCATACGGGCAAATGCAACCAGGTTACTTCCTGGATCTACCACGCATATATCCATTTTTGTGTTGATCTCAGCTGCTTTAATCTTGGCGGCTGCTATGGCCGCTTCTGCCTGTGCTAATGTAATGTTCATGTATAGTTTTATATTATTTAATTGCTAAAAGGTCTACTTTCTCTATGATGGGATCTTTGGCTAAAAGTTCGGCCGCGTTGGCCATTAAGGCTTCAGCAATCTTCCCATCTAAATGGGCTTGCCTGCCTTCTTCGGTCTCAAAGGTGTCAAATATGCCAAAGGTTGACGGACCTAATTGCAGGGCATACCATCGTACCGTATCCGGTTCGGCTTCGGCCAGTGGTAAAGCGCTTTTCAAAAATGCCAGGACGTCTTGTTCTTTACCGGGTTTGGCTTCTACCCGTGCTAATAATGCGAATTTTTCCATGATGATGTTTTTTATGATACAAAGTAAACATCATCACATTAAAACTGTGTGGAAACTCCGGTTCAAAAACTTACGAAAAAAGGTCAATCTTCGATCACCTGGCTTGGGCTTTTACCAAATTGCGCTTTGTAGGCTGTACTGAAATGAGAGAGATTTTTATACCCGGAACTATTGGCCAATTCGGACGGCTTCGTTTTTCCGGATGCTAACAATTGCTTTGACCGCTCCAGCCTTTTGGTTTTAAACCAATTACCCGGCGTTTTCCCGAAGACCTCTATGAAATGCCTTTTAAAGGTAGATAAACTCATATTGCATAAAAAAGCCAGTTCTTCCGTGCGTAGGTTGGTGTATTTATTCGCTTCGATGGTGTTTTTAAAAGACAGGTCGCTGTCATTTTGAAGCGTATTCAATAAGAATGGACGCATCGTATCCTTATACCTGTCCAACAGGTAAATCATAATCTCCTCAAATTTTACTTCCAGCAGCTCTTGTGAAAGTGCCCGGTGAAGTTTAAAATGAACGGAAAGTGAGTTAATAAATGCTTTTACAAAATCGTCCTGTTCTACAGTAAAGTATGGCGTTGGTGGGTTTGGCCCTTTCACAGGCGGGCTGATCAATTCCTTTTTTAATAACAGGTTGGTGAGTTTCGCTTTGGAGAAAAAGATCAGGATGCTTTTATAATTTTCAGAGCCATAGCACTTTTCTGTCATCAGGTAGTTACCCTGCGCAATCATCAGCGCTTTGGTATTATCAAGGTGAATGGCCGAACCGGCATCGTAAATATCCTTTTGCCCCTGTATCAGAAAACTGATCACATACTGGTCGATGGTCACCTTACTGCGGTTCATGATATCTTTGATATCATAGTTATAGACCGACAGGTCACCGGCATTTTCCCCGAACAAATTTTGTGGTAATTTTGTCATTGGCCTAAAAACGTAATAGTGCTCAAATATATACAAACCGTACTAAAAGTTATTGGACTATCCCTTTTGATGGGAGAGTATCGCGTTATTTGAAAAAGTTTCTACCTCGGCCCCTAAATACTTTGGCCATTTCTAAATAAAGTTTATTAGGAAAGCGTTAACACTTACATTTTCATTCCAGCCATATTATCGCCGGTTCCATTCTTAAATATAGCCTCACTATTCAACAAATAAGCACCGTTGGTCACCACGATATCCCCTTTATTCAAGCCCGATAGTATAGCTACATAGTTCTGATTGCCATTACCGGGTTTGATCATTCTCGGTGAGAAACTACCATCCGTATTTTTAACCCAAACCCTGCTGCCTTTTCCATCCGTTAAAACAGCTGATGCCGGAACTGCTAATGATTTGTTAGCTGTGCTTCCTATGGTTAAATATGCCAGCATACCCGGTCTGATCGCGCCTTGCATATTAGAAATACTGATTCTGACCAGATCTACTTTGGATGCATCTGATAATTCAGGGTTTATAAATTCAACCTTTCCTGCGATGACCTGCCGACCAAGATCGGGAAACGATACGTTTACCCGGTCATTGACCTTGTAATTATTGGCTTCATTAGCGTAAAGTTGAGCCTCTACCCATAAATTGTTCAAAGACTGCGTTTTTAAAACAGTCATTCCCTCCGTTACATAGTCCCCCTCGTGGACAGCGATATCGCTTACGGTGCCGCTCACCTTGCTCAATATCACTGTTGAAGCAGATACTTTACCTGAGGCTGCTAAGCTATTGATCTGCGATGCTGACAAACCCCATAACTGCAATTTGCTTTCTGCCGCGTTGATCAGTTGCTTGTAATCCACATCCGGGTTATGCAGCAATTTTTGTTGCTGTTTAGCTAATAAGTATTCTTTTTCAGCTTCCTGGAGGTTTTCGCTGTAAATGGAATAAACAGGTTGGCCGATGGCTATCTTTTCGCTAATTGCCCTGACGAACAATTGCTGAACCCTACCGGCTGATCTCGCGCTCAGTTCCTGTGCGCCGGTCTCATCAGTGGTCACGGTTCCGTTAAGCGTTTTTTCGTTACCTGTATTTTGTTCCTTTACGGTATCTGTCTGAATGGCTGCCAGTTGAATCTGCGTTGCGGTCAGTATGATTTTATCGGTGGCCATATCGCCCATCGTACCGGTCAATTCAACTTTAATGAGTTTCATTGCGCAAATGGGGCAATTACCGTCATGGTCTTCATGAACCTGCGGGTGCATGGAACAGGTATAATAAGCTTTCGCTGTTGTTTTCGCCGCCATAACCTGCGGCTTCGGTTTGCAGGCTGACATAGCCAGCATAAACACTGTTATCCATATTTTGATCTTATTCATGGCCATTTGTTTTAATGAAGCTTTCACTGTCTGATAAATATTGCGCATTGGATGCCAGGCTATCGGTCGATGATAACCCTTTAGTGATCTGTATCTCCTTGTTATTTTTGATCCCGGTGTAAACCTGTTGCGCTTTATACAAGCTACCTTGTTTGAGCCAGACTATTTGCGTCTGTCCCAAGTTAAGTAAGGCAGATCGCGGTATCCATAAACCATTTGTTTCGCCGGTTTGAATGACCGCTTTAATCAGGCTGTTCACTTTTAATTCATGATCCATATTGTCGAGGTAAACCCTGATGCTCGTGGCCTTATCGCCCTCCTGTAGGGTTGGCTCGATAAAGTTGACTTTCCCGACAATCGTTTTGCCTGGCATGTCCGGCAAGTTGATCTGCACCTGTTGATTAAGTTTTAAACTTGAAACCTGTGAGCGATCTATTTTAATAATAGCCCAAAGCATGTGCGGGTTGACCACGTTGAATAAGGTTTGCCCTTTTTCTACATACATCCCCTCTTTAATAGTCAACGGGAGGTTGTTAGCAAAATCCGCAGTCGTTTTATTTTCTGTACTACCCGCCATTTGGCTATGTGCTACGTCATGTACATGACCTTCGTAAAGACTATAAACCGGCAGGCTATAAAACGCTTTACCTGTTTTAATGACCTGTTCTAGTTGTGTCAGCGTCATGCCTGATAGCAGCAGTTTTTGACGAGCCGCGTTGATCAGCCCCGTTTCCTGTGCGGAGTTTTTGCTAACGAATAGCAGATCCTGCTGCGCGGTTAACAGGTCAGGGCTGTAAATATCAAAGATGCGCTGCCCTGCGTGGATCTCCTGGAATGCGTATTTGATATACAGTTTTTCGATCCGGCCTGAAAAACGGGAGGCGATATTATTAAATGTCCGGGTATCAAAATCCAGGTAGCCGTCGCCGGAAATTTCGGTAGCAACCGTCCTTTGTTCCGGCATAACATATCCTACTGACGAAATAACATTGCTGTTTACCGGTTGCAAAACCGTATTCAGCTTGATGCCTGCACCTTCGCTGGCCTGGCCTGATTTCTTAACCAGGTTCATCCCGCAAATGGGGCAACTGCCCGGATGGTCTTCCATGATCTGCGGGTGCATCGGGCAGGTGTATTTGACATCGCTTTTTGCCTGAACCGCAACTGGCGCAGGTTTGGGATTTGAGCAGGCTGTTAAAAAAATCACCACAATGCCTAAGCCCATGAGTACAATCTTAATGTTTTTCATATTCCCTTTCATAAGCAACCTGTAAGGTTAAAAGTTCCTGGAGGCGATCTAAGGCCTCCATCCTTGCCGTTTGTAACCCTTTAATACCATCCAAAACGGATGGGAGATCGCCGGTATTCTGATCGTAGGCCAGCAAGGCTGTTTTATAGCCGTTTTGCAGGGCGGGTATGATATTGAGATCGAAGTTCTTCAACTGTCTTTTCTTACTGCCTATGTTCGCCCTTAAACCGCTTAATTGCCCCTGCGCCTGGTTAAGCATATCGGATCTTCTCTGCTGCAATTCTTCCACTTCGTAGCGGATACCTTTCAGGTTGGCTTTGTATTCTTTGGATGCCCATGGAACAATGGGTATGGTGACCGAAGCCATTAAGATATATTGATTGGGAAAGCCCCCATAACTGATCATGTGCGCTGCTTGTATACCGAAATCCGGCTTACGTTTGCTGTATTCCACCTGCGCATTCATTTGCTGTAGTTCTATACTACGGCTTATACCTTTAATATCGCTTCGCTGATAGGCAAGGGTAGCGGTATCGGTTATAACACCTTCGTAATCTTTTAATACGATACCCGTGTCCACGAGAAAAACGGTTTGCTTATCCCGGTTCATTAGCGTGTTCAGCATAATGTTCCGCTGGCTGATCTCATTATTTAGTTGCTCTCTCGTGTTATCCAATGCAAAGAGTTCGGCTTTTGCCTTATAAATATTAGGCAGCTTTTCTTTTCCGTAGATCAGCCGGATATTGGCATCTTTGAGCATATACTCCAACAAGCCTTTTGTGTTCTCCAATAAGGCCAGTTTCTTTTCCAGCACCACGCGCTCGTAATAGTATTGCTTCGCCTGGGCGATGAGTTGACTTTTTTGATAGTTTTTATCTTCCGCTGTTACTTTGGACATTCCCTTCATATAATCTTGCTTTGCACGCAGTTTAGCCGGGTTGGTAAACATTTGCTCTGCCTGAATCATAAAAGAACCGCCATTGGGATTGATCTGGTAAGGCGTTTGGTATTGCCCCGCGCTGATCTTTGGCGCATCGAAGCTTTTAGCACCGGTAGCGTAAGCGTCCTGCGCGCTGATCTTGGCATCGTAAGCCTGTAAAGCAGGATTACTGGCTACCCTAACTAAAACGCTGTCTAATGGCAGGGTTTGTGCCGGGGCCGTAAGGCCGGCAATACAAGCAAGCAGGGTCAATATGATTTGATTTCTTGTTTTCATGTTTTTATTCCTTTACCTCCAATACTTCCAGTTTACCGTATTTCTTTAACTCGTATTCCTTCACCATTAAAAAGATGAGCGGCGTTACGAGCAAAATATGGGTGGAAGATGTTAACACGCCGCCGATCATCGGCAGTACGATGGGCAGCATGACATCGCTGCCTGTCCCGGTAGCCCACAATACAGGCACCAAACCAAAAAGGGCAACGCAAACCGTCATCAATTTCGGGCGAAGGCGTTTCACTGCGCCATTCATGACGTAAAGCCTCAAATCTTCGCGGGTTATGGTTTCTTTGGAATTGCCTTTTAGAATTACCAATTGTTGCATCGCATCGTTCAGGTAAATGACCATCACGATACCCGTTTCTACGGCAATCCCAAAAAGCGCGATAAATCCAACCGCCACGGCAACCGATAAATGTACCCCGAAGAAATACACCATATATGCCCCGCCGATCAAGGCGAATGGGATAGAGATCAGGCTAAAGAAAGCTTCGCGGATTGAATGAAAGGCAAAGTATAAACAGGCAAAGATTATCAGGAGTACAACCGGTAATATCAGTTTTAAAGTATGCTCCGCACGGATCAGGTTTTCATACTGACCACTCCATTCAATGAAGTAGCCTTTCGGCAAAGATTTGACCATGGTGTTCAACCTTTCCTGCGCTTCCTGCACGGTACTGCCCAAGTCACGGTCACGCACATTAAATAATACCGTGCCACGTAACAACGCATTTTCCGATTGGATCATGGCCGGGCCATCACTGATCTTAATATCGGCAACTGAAGATAACGGCACCGGCCCGTAAGATGTTGTTTGCACCAGCGTCCGATTGATGGCCTCCAGGTTACTGCGGTAATCCTGCGCCAGCCTTACATTCACGCTGAATCGCTGCCTGCCCTCTATGGTGGTTGTTAAATTCATGCCACCCAACGCACTTTCCACTACTTCGTTTACGTCATCAACACTTAACCCGTACCTGCCGATGGCATCCTTGTTTACCTGTATATCTATATATTTATCACCGGTGATCGGATCAACATACATATCCTTCACACCAGCTAAGCCTTGCAGCGCCTGTTTCATTTGATTGGCCAAAACATTAATTGTATCGAGGTTTTGCCCATAAATTTTAAGCCCAACATCGGTACGGATACCCGTGGACAGCATATTGATCCGGTTAATGATCGGCTGAGTCCAGCCGTTCACCACGCCGGGTATTTGCAGCTTGGCATTCAGTTCATTGATAATATCCTCTTTTTTGATGCCTTTGCGCCACTGATCTTTTGGCTTTAACAGAATGATGGTTTCCGTCATACTGATCGGTGAGTTATCCGTAGCGGTATTCGCCCGGCCTGCTTTTCCCAACACATTCGCGACTTCGGGTATGCTTTTAATGATCCTGTCCTGCACCTGTAGCAATTGTTTGGCTTGGGCATTGGATACATCGGGCTGGGTAACGGGCATGAATAGGATCGTTCCTTCGTCCAAAGGCGGCATAAACTCGCTGCCGAGGCTTAATAATAATGGTATGCTGACCAGCAAGGCAATGATATTGATCCCGATGGTTGTTTTACGCCAGGTTACGCACCAATTGAGTATGGGACGATAGAGCCTTTCCAGACCCCGGTTTAGCGGGTTATGGTCGTCCGTCCTTAATTTCCCTTTCAGGAAAAACGAGATCAGCACCGGTGCCAGCGTTACCGCTAATATGGCATCTATCGCCAGTATAAATGTTTTTGTCCAGGCTAAGGGGCCGAACAATTTGCCTTCTTGTCCTTCCAGCAAAAACACGGGGAGGAATGAAGCGACGATGATCAGCGTGGAAAAGAACACGCCTCGGCCAACCTGTTTACAGGATGCTTCTATGATCCTGATTCTTTCTGCTGTGGTCATGATCTTTCTTTTTCTTGTGCAATGGCCAAATTGCGGTGTGAATTCTCTACCATGACGATACCGTTATCCACGATCACCCCGATAGCCAGAGCGATACCGGTTAAGGACATGATATTGGAACTGATGCCAAAGGCGTTCAGCAAAATAAAACTGGCCGCTATGGTGATGGGTATTTGAATGATGATGCTTAAAGCGCTTCGCCAGCTAAAGAGAAACAGGATAACGATAATAGATACCGTGATCATTTCTTCGATCAGCGTATGTTTGACAGAGTTAACGGCGCTTTCGATCAGTTCACTGCGGTCATAAGCGATTTTGAACTTTACGCCGGGCGGCAGACCTTTTTGAATGTCCGCCATTTTATCTTTGACCGCATGAATCACCTTATCGGC is part of the Mucilaginibacter terrenus genome and encodes:
- a CDS encoding HlyD family efflux transporter periplasmic adaptor subunit, whose product is MKNIKIVLMGLGIVVIFLTACSNPKPAPVAVQAKSDVKYTCPMHPQIMEDHPGSCPICGMNLVKKSGQASEGAGIKLNTVLQPVNSNVISSVGYVMPEQRTVATEISGDGYLDFDTRTFNNIASRFSGRIEKLYIKYAFQEIHAGQRIFDIYSPDLLTAQQDLLFVSKNSAQETGLINAARQKLLLSGMTLTQLEQVIKTGKAFYSLPVYSLYEGHVHDVAHSQMAGSTENKTTADFANNLPLTIKEGMYVEKGQTLFNVVNPHMLWAIIKIDRSQVSSLKLNQQVQINLPDMPGKTIVGKVNFIEPTLQEGDKATSIRVYLDNMDHELKVNSLIKAVIQTGETNGLWIPRSALLNLGQTQIVWLKQGSLYKAQQVYTGIKNNKEIQITKGLSSTDSLASNAQYLSDSESFIKTNGHE
- a CDS encoding TolC family protein codes for the protein MKTRNQIILTLLACIAGLTAPAQTLPLDSVLVRVASNPALQAYDAKISAQDAYATGAKSFDAPKISAGQYQTPYQINPNGGSFMIQAEQMFTNPAKLRAKQDYMKGMSKVTAEDKNYQKSQLIAQAKQYYYERVVLEKKLALLENTKGLLEYMLKDANIRLIYGKEKLPNIYKAKAELFALDNTREQLNNEISQRNIMLNTLMNRDKQTVFLVDTGIVLKDYEGVITDTATLAYQRSDIKGISRSIELQQMNAQVEYSKRKPDFGIQAAHMISYGGFPNQYILMASVTIPIVPWASKEYKANLKGIRYEVEELQQRRSDMLNQAQGQLSGLRANIGSKKRQLKNFDLNIIPALQNGYKTALLAYDQNTGDLPSVLDGIKGLQTARMEALDRLQELLTLQVAYEREYEKH
- a CDS encoding efflux RND transporter permease subunit, whose translation is MTTAERIRIIEASCKQVGRGVFFSTLIIVASFLPVFLLEGQEGKLFGPLAWTKTFILAIDAILAVTLAPVLISFFLKGKLRTDDHNPLNRGLERLYRPILNWCVTWRKTTIGINIIALLVSIPLLLSLGSEFMPPLDEGTILFMPVTQPDVSNAQAKQLLQVQDRIIKSIPEVANVLGKAGRANTATDNSPISMTETIILLKPKDQWRKGIKKEDIINELNAKLQIPGVVNGWTQPIINRINMLSTGIRTDVGLKIYGQNLDTINVLANQMKQALQGLAGVKDMYVDPITGDKYIDIQVNKDAIGRYGLSVDDVNEVVESALGGMNLTTTIEGRQRFSVNVRLAQDYRSNLEAINRTLVQTTSYGPVPLSSVADIKISDGPAMIQSENALLRGTVLFNVRDRDLGSTVQEAQERLNTMVKSLPKGYFIEWSGQYENLIRAEHTLKLILPVVLLIIFACLYFAFHSIREAFFSLISIPFALIGGAYMVYFFGVHLSVAVAVGFIALFGIAVETGIVMVIYLNDAMQQLVILKGNSKETITREDLRLYVMNGAVKRLRPKLMTVCVALFGLVPVLWATGTGSDVMLPIVLPMIGGVLTSSTHILLVTPLIFLMVKEYELKKYGKLEVLEVKE